CAGATTTTGAAGAATTGAAGAAACAACTCAGTGAACCTATAGTTTTTGATGGTAGAAATCAATACAACCATGCACGTATGATAAAAAATGGATTTGAATACTACCAAATCGGGAAAAGCTGAGAATAGCTTTGATTATATTTAAACTAATGTAATCGTAAAATACGGCTTTGTAATATTATAGTTATTTGAAGAAAAACATTCTTATGGTATTTTTTACGAAAGCTATTTTTTTGGATATGTGACGGAAGCTTTATCTAATAATTTTGTTTTAGTATGAAACATCATTTACCGGAAGATTTCATATTGGAGATCAGGCCCAGGCATAAGCTTTTTCATCTGAATGTTAAGGAAATATGGCAGTACAAAGATCTTTTGGTATTATTGGTTAGGAGAGATTTTGTTGCCATGTACAAACAGACCATCCTTGGCCCAATGTGGTTTATTATACAACCTATAATAACTACGGCATTGTTCATGCTGGTCTTTGGTGGAATTGCAAAAATGAGTACGGATGGCATGCCACAGGCCGTGTTTTATTTGGCAGGTATTATAAGTTGGAATTATTTTTCAGAGGTTTTAGCAATTACATCTGAAACATTTATACAAAATGCTTACCTCTTTGGCAAAGTATATTTTCCTAGAATTATTATTCCACTATCTGTGGTTTGCTCCAATTTCATTACTTTCTGTGTGCAACTTTTGTTGTTCCTAGTAGTATTTTGTTATTTCTTATTTTTCACAGACGCACCATTACTCCCCAATAGCACACTGTTTCTACTTCCAGTTTTGCTTTTAATTACCGCTGGGCTTGGCTTGGGCTTGGGACTTTTGATTACAGCATTGACTACAAAGTACAGGGATTTCACTTATCTCATAGGCTTTACCGTACAATTGGCAATGTATGCCACTCCCATCATCTATCCTACCAGTATCATAGAAGGTAAAATACGGTTACTTATCATGGCCAACCCCATGAGTTCCATAATAGAAGCATTTCGTTATGCGTTTCTGGGAGTTGGGGAATTTAGCTGGGGAGGTATCTTCTATAGCTTTTGCTGTATGCTTGTACTGTTAGGTCTTGGACTAATCATGTTCAATAGGGTAGAAAAAAATTTCATAGATACCGTTTAATTGCATAATACTGAACTCGATACTTAAAATAGACTAGAAAAAAAACATGAAACCTATCGTAGCTATTGAAAATTTAGGGAAGCAATACCGTTTGGGCCTTATTGGTACCGGTACTTTATCCCATGATTTAAATAGATGGTGGTCCAGAATACGGGGTAAGCAAGACCCCTACATCAAAATAGGCGAAACCAACGATAGATCTACAAAGGGAAAGTCACAGTATGTATGGCCTTTGAAAGATATTTCATTAGAAGTTTTCCCAGGAGAGGTATTGGGAATAATAGGGGAAAATGGAGCAGGTAAATCTACACTGCTCAAATTACTTAGTAGAGTCACGGCACCTAGTGAAGGAGTCATAAAAATTAGGGGGCGTATTGCCTCATTATTAGAAGTGGGAACCGGGTTTCACCCTGAACTGACAGGCAGGGAAAATATATTCCTGAATGGGGCCATATTGGGCATGTCCAAACAGGAAATTAAGGCTAAATTTAATGAAATAGTAGCTTTTGCAGGCTGCGAGCGCTATATAGATACTCCCGTTAAACGGTATTCTTCGGGAATGTATGTACGCTTGGCTTTTGCTGTGGCAGCTCACTTAGAGCCAGAAATTCTAGTGGTAGATGAAGTTTTAGCAGTAGGTGATGCAGAATTCCAAAAGAAAGCCATAGGCAAAATGAAGGATGCTTCAATACAAAAAGGAAGAACCGTATTTTTTGTGAGCCATAACATGAGTGCCATCAAAACCTTATGTACACGCTGTATTGTACTGGATAAAGGAAAAATTGTTTTTAAGGGTGCACCTGAAGACGCTGTTGCCCATTATTTAAGTATGAGTTCATTAAACTTGGGTAAAATTAAAGATGTAGTTTCATATATAAGAAAAGATATGACTATTACCAAAATCGAAATCAACCATTCGCAGCAAAACTTTGGGCAGCTCAGTACTGTCAATTCAGAGTGCCTTATCAAAATCTATGGAACGTTACATTCCCCTGCCCGTTTGAGCATGCAATTGACAGTTAGTGATGTTGACCAGAATACGGTAGCTCTTTTTTCCCCTGGTATGGTCGATGGCAAATTTACTACTTATGAGGAAGGGGTATTTGAGCTTACCGAGAATATTTGTTTTCCATCGAATCTACTGGGAGGTATTTACATTTTTGATATTTCTTTGTTGGATGATAATATGGATATACATATGAAGGCCAACAACTGCTTTAGGTTAGAATATTTGGGTGCTCCCTTGGCCAAAGGGGAAAGCAGTTATAAAAAGATGGGGTACATTGTACTACAATAAACAACTTGGACCTATATAAACTGCAATGGGAGTTAACCAGCTAAAAGGAGGTGCCGCCTTATCTTATTTCAATATTATTTTAACAAATATATTGGGGTTGTTGATGACCCCTTACATCATTAACTCACTCGGTAATTCCGAATACGGTCTTTATACAATGATCGGTGCACTTGTCGGTTATTTGAGTGTTTTAGATTTTGGCCTTAACAATACCATTATCCGCTTTGTAGCTAAATACAGGGCTGAAAAAAATCGCAAGGACGAAGAAAATTTTCTTGCCCATAGCTTTATAATATATGCTGTAATCTCCACTATTATAGCAATAATTGGCATCATATTACTCCCACAATTAGGAAATATATATGATGAGAGCTTAAACTTTGAAGAGCTTGAAAAGGCGAAAACCATGTTCGTCATCCTAATATTTAACCTTTGTATCTCATTACCTGGAGGAGCATTTGGTGGTATATGCAGTGGTTACGAGGAATTTATTTTACCGAAAATTATAGGAATTATCAAATACGTGGTTAGAGCTCTTCTTATATTTTTGATTTTGTATCAAGGTGGAGATTCAATTTCCATGGTGATTTTAGATACTGTTCTTAATTTGATTATTATAGCTGTAAATTTATTTATCGTCTTTAAAAAACTTAACGTATCCATCAAATTGCATTCTTTTCAAAGAAAATTGTTCAGAAAAATTTTAGGATTTTCTATTTGGTTGTTTGTCTTTGCGCTGGTCCATCAACTTAGATGGCAATTTGGACAATTGATACTTGGGGTTTACTTCACAACTACCGTCGTGGCTATTTATGCAGTCGGTATAACTCTTGGAAATTATTATGGTGCATTCTCCAGCGCCATTGAGTCTGTTTTCTTGCCAAGAGCAATGCAAATGACAGTACAAAACAGAAAAACAAAAGAATTAACCGATATGTTTATAAAAATATCCAGAATAATTCTTTTGGTTTTATTGTTCATTTTAGGAGAGTTTATTTTGATAGGTAGGGATTTTGTTCATTTTTGGGTTGGAAATGAGTTTTCACCAGCCTACTATTATGCGCTTATTATTATGATTGGTCTAACGCCAACACTAAGTCAAGGGTTTGCGAATAATATTCTTGAAGCAAAAAACTTTCTTTCCTATCGTGGTAGGTTGATATTAATTCTAACCATCCTTGGCGTTTTGGCCAGTATTTACGTTGCTAAAAATTATGGGGTCGTAGAAATGATTTTAGTCACCGTTTTTTTCATTTTTTTAGAGCGTATCATAATGATTCCTTACTACATCAGAAAAGCCGATTTGGATATGCTTCGTTATTATAGGGAAATATCCCCATTATTTTTGGGCCTTCTAGGTTTATTGAGCATATTTTTGCTAATAAACTATTTTTTACCCAACGATAATCTATATATAGTGTTGGGTAACGTACTTTGTTTTGGTATAGCCTATTTGATATTGTTCTATTATTTAATGACCGCGTACGAAAAAGACTTGTTTAAATCTTTAATCGAAAAAACTGGAATAAAGCTTAGCAATTAAGCACAATACGATTATGACCTCAAAAAAGAAAGTATTATTCCTACATCCAGATTTAAGAGGAGGTGGTGCTGAAAAAGTGCTGGTAAATCTTCTCAATACCCTATCACGGGAAAAATATGAGCTTACGCTATTATCAATTTTTGATGAGGGGGTAAATAAGGAATTATTAAAAAATGATATAAAGTATCTATCCATTCTGAATAAAGTCTTCACTGGGTGGTCGATTTTACAGAAAATATTCTCACAAAAATTTCTCTTTAGAAAATGTGTTCAACAAGAGTACGATGTCATCATAGCATACTTAGAGGGTGTTCCCACAAGGGTTATCGGTGGATGTGCAAATCCTGCAACAAAATTGATTTCATGGGTTCATGTAGACCTCACTGACTTCGACATATCAAAAGTGTATAGAAGTCAGAATGAGATGCAACGAACATACCAGAAAATGGATGCTGTAGTAGGTGTTTCAGAAAAAGCAATGCTTTCTATTGCGAATCTAGTCAAGATACCTAAGGAAAAACTGCATGTTATTCACAATGTTGTAGATACCGACTTAATTCTAAAACAAGGGAAAGAACCTGTCACAGATATTTCTTTTTCCAAAGATGCCATTAATCTCTGTTCTGTTGGCCGTCTTACACAACAAAAGGGATATAAACGATTAATTAATGCTATGGCGATGTTGGTGAAAGAGAATATACCAGTACATCTTTACTTACTTGGACAAGGAGAACTAGAAGAAGACATTAAAAGACAAATTAATGAATTAGGACTTCAAGATATAATTACGCTATTGGGTTTCCACAAAAATCCCCACAAGTACGTACAAAAATGTGATGTATTTGTTTGCTCTTCTTATCAGGAAGGCTTTAGTACCGCGGTTACAGAATCGGTTCTTTTGGGAACACCTGTGCTCACAACAGACTGCGCAGGAATGAACGAAATACTGGAGGATGGAACAGTAGGTATGATTGTAGAAAATAGTGAAACTGGATTGAACGCAGGTTTAAAAAAACTTCTTAATGACAAACAACTGTTAAATACCTATAAAAAAAGGACGGAAAAAAAGTCTTTACAATTCCAACAAAAAGATAATACCAAAGCGGTAGAAGAATTGATAGATAACCTCCTAAATCAATAATTTTTTCATGCTACTAGTTATACTATTCATTTTACTTATACTAATCCTATTGTTCTATTCTGTAGAAATACATCCTTACATTATTGTAAAACTTAGAAGACGTTTTTTTATGTACGATAAAAAAACCCCTTTGCAATACTATGAAACCGGTGTGTTAAAAGCGGCTTTGCGTATCTCTAAAAATGAAACCCCAAAAATGTCTTTGGCAGATAACACCTATTTCCCGATCGTTCTTGTTCGTTTGTTTTATTTGAAGCTACGAAAAAACAACCGATTGAAAAATAGCTTCCCAAGAGCTTTTTTGATTAATGGCATTTATGATTTTGCTGAACGGAGAAATGATGAAAGCCTTTTTGTGCATATCGAAAAAATTCTTTCCCCTTTTGTAAAAGGCATAAATAATGGTGACATTAAAATTGGTTATGTAGATCAGGTTTCTATGGGAGTGGTTCTACTAAAACTATTTAATAGGACAAAAAAAAATGAGTATAAGTTGGCCAGCGATCTTATTTTGGAATATGTCACCAATTCCATACACAAAAAACATAACATCATACTTTATCGCAAAGGCAAAGACTTTCACTATGTTGATGTCCTCGGTATGGTCTGCCCCTTCTTATATCTTTATGCAAAAACATTCAATAGACCAGATTTGACCACATTGGCGAACGATCAACTATTATATTACATGAAAAATGGACTTGCGGCTTCCAAATTTCCGTTCCATGGTATCGAATTAGAAACACTGACGCCAATAGGATCGAGTAATTGGGGAAGAGGCTTAGGTTGGTACATGTTAGGATTATCTGCTGCTCTTGCCTACACTTCTGAGCAAAACAATCCAAAATATCCATATCTCAAAAAAGAAATGGATAATTTGAATGTACAGCTGGAAAAATTTAAAAACAACCACCATTGGGGGCAATTCTTGGGTATATCAAAAAAATGGCATACAGACACTTCAGTTTCATGTATGCTAATTTACTCTCTTAACATAGCGGACTATAGTTTTGATGATAATGCATTTTATACATTTATCAAACCATTGACTTCAAAAAATGGTCTTGTAGATTTTACCTCGGGGGATACGGAAGACATCAATATATACTCAAGGGAATATGGACATTCTGAACTCACCCAAGGGTTATTATTGTCAATTTTATCAAAAAACACTAATATTTCATCATGAAAAGGATTTTAATAAAAAATTTTAAAAATCTAAATAATTACGGTTCCGGTATGATGGGACTTGTAACCATTAAGAAATTAAACGAGGCTTTCGACGGAGACGTTGAGTTCTATTCAGATTTTGACGAATATGCAGATATGCCAGAAATTGTAAGAGAGCTTGATAAAGATATTTCCTTAAAAGTGTTTAAAAAAGAATATAAGGATAGCCCATTCCGTATTTTGGACCGTTTTTACAATTTATATAACATCGTATCCAATGACCAAGCAAAACTCTTTGATATGATGATTGTTTTAGGTGGTGATGACCTATCTGAATATTATGGAAAACATGTTTGGCCACTATTTTTAAACTATTATTCATGGTCTTTCAAAACAAAAGTTGTGCTATTGGGACAAAGTATTGGTCCATTTAAATTCTGGTTAAACAGACTCACTTTCAAGAAAATGGCCAGAAGATGTAAAATCTTTACTAGGGATAGATTCTGTTATGAATATCTGGAAAAAGACATGGGAATCAAAAAGAACATGGTACTAAGTGGAGATTTAGCTTTTCTGGATTTGCCTCTACAACATGATAAAATCTACGAAGCTGAAATATTAAAAACTTATGGTCTACAGTCTGGTCAATACATTAATATCGTAATATCTGGACTTGTAGGCAAATATTATACGGATGATATCTCTAAGTACTTTAACAGTTATAAAAGGCTTATAGACCTTCTAAAATCAATACCAGAGCTAAGTGACAAGAAAATTTGCTTTTTAGCACATACTTTTCCACCCCATGGAGATGAGGCCGGTATATTGGAAAAATTTGAGGAATACCTAGACGGTAAAACTGAAAATCTTGTGTTCATAAAAGACAAAGTGCTTCAAGCCGCAGCACGTTTTATATTGGGCAACGGTATTTTTACCGTAAC
The nucleotide sequence above comes from Flagellimonas sp. HMM57. Encoded proteins:
- a CDS encoding ABC transporter permease, yielding MKHHLPEDFILEIRPRHKLFHLNVKEIWQYKDLLVLLVRRDFVAMYKQTILGPMWFIIQPIITTALFMLVFGGIAKMSTDGMPQAVFYLAGIISWNYFSEVLAITSETFIQNAYLFGKVYFPRIIIPLSVVCSNFITFCVQLLLFLVVFCYFLFFTDAPLLPNSTLFLLPVLLLITAGLGLGLGLLITALTTKYRDFTYLIGFTVQLAMYATPIIYPTSIIEGKIRLLIMANPMSSIIEAFRYAFLGVGEFSWGGIFYSFCCMLVLLGLGLIMFNRVEKNFIDTV
- a CDS encoding ABC transporter ATP-binding protein, which gives rise to MKPIVAIENLGKQYRLGLIGTGTLSHDLNRWWSRIRGKQDPYIKIGETNDRSTKGKSQYVWPLKDISLEVFPGEVLGIIGENGAGKSTLLKLLSRVTAPSEGVIKIRGRIASLLEVGTGFHPELTGRENIFLNGAILGMSKQEIKAKFNEIVAFAGCERYIDTPVKRYSSGMYVRLAFAVAAHLEPEILVVDEVLAVGDAEFQKKAIGKMKDASIQKGRTVFFVSHNMSAIKTLCTRCIVLDKGKIVFKGAPEDAVAHYLSMSSLNLGKIKDVVSYIRKDMTITKIEINHSQQNFGQLSTVNSECLIKIYGTLHSPARLSMQLTVSDVDQNTVALFSPGMVDGKFTTYEEGVFELTENICFPSNLLGGIYIFDISLLDDNMDIHMKANNCFRLEYLGAPLAKGESSYKKMGYIVLQ
- a CDS encoding lipopolysaccharide biosynthesis protein, which gives rise to MGVNQLKGGAALSYFNIILTNILGLLMTPYIINSLGNSEYGLYTMIGALVGYLSVLDFGLNNTIIRFVAKYRAEKNRKDEENFLAHSFIIYAVISTIIAIIGIILLPQLGNIYDESLNFEELEKAKTMFVILIFNLCISLPGGAFGGICSGYEEFILPKIIGIIKYVVRALLIFLILYQGGDSISMVILDTVLNLIIIAVNLFIVFKKLNVSIKLHSFQRKLFRKILGFSIWLFVFALVHQLRWQFGQLILGVYFTTTVVAIYAVGITLGNYYGAFSSAIESVFLPRAMQMTVQNRKTKELTDMFIKISRIILLVLLFILGEFILIGRDFVHFWVGNEFSPAYYYALIIMIGLTPTLSQGFANNILEAKNFLSYRGRLILILTILGVLASIYVAKNYGVVEMILVTVFFIFLERIIMIPYYIRKADLDMLRYYREISPLFLGLLGLLSIFLLINYFLPNDNLYIVLGNVLCFGIAYLILFYYLMTAYEKDLFKSLIEKTGIKLSN
- a CDS encoding glycosyltransferase, whose amino-acid sequence is MTSKKKVLFLHPDLRGGGAEKVLVNLLNTLSREKYELTLLSIFDEGVNKELLKNDIKYLSILNKVFTGWSILQKIFSQKFLFRKCVQQEYDVIIAYLEGVPTRVIGGCANPATKLISWVHVDLTDFDISKVYRSQNEMQRTYQKMDAVVGVSEKAMLSIANLVKIPKEKLHVIHNVVDTDLILKQGKEPVTDISFSKDAINLCSVGRLTQQKGYKRLINAMAMLVKENIPVHLYLLGQGELEEDIKRQINELGLQDIITLLGFHKNPHKYVQKCDVFVCSSYQEGFSTAVTESVLLGTPVLTTDCAGMNEILEDGTVGMIVENSETGLNAGLKKLLNDKQLLNTYKKRTEKKSLQFQQKDNTKAVEELIDNLLNQ
- a CDS encoding glycoside hydrolase family 88 protein codes for the protein MLLVILFILLILILLFYSVEIHPYIIVKLRRRFFMYDKKTPLQYYETGVLKAALRISKNETPKMSLADNTYFPIVLVRLFYLKLRKNNRLKNSFPRAFLINGIYDFAERRNDESLFVHIEKILSPFVKGINNGDIKIGYVDQVSMGVVLLKLFNRTKKNEYKLASDLILEYVTNSIHKKHNIILYRKGKDFHYVDVLGMVCPFLYLYAKTFNRPDLTTLANDQLLYYMKNGLAASKFPFHGIELETLTPIGSSNWGRGLGWYMLGLSAALAYTSEQNNPKYPYLKKEMDNLNVQLEKFKNNHHWGQFLGISKKWHTDTSVSCMLIYSLNIADYSFDDNAFYTFIKPLTSKNGLVDFTSGDTEDINIYSREYGHSELTQGLLLSILSKNTNISS
- a CDS encoding polysaccharide pyruvyl transferase family protein encodes the protein MKRILIKNFKNLNNYGSGMMGLVTIKKLNEAFDGDVEFYSDFDEYADMPEIVRELDKDISLKVFKKEYKDSPFRILDRFYNLYNIVSNDQAKLFDMMIVLGGDDLSEYYGKHVWPLFLNYYSWSFKTKVVLLGQSIGPFKFWLNRLTFKKMARRCKIFTRDRFCYEYLEKDMGIKKNMVLSGDLAFLDLPLQHDKIYEAEILKTYGLQSGQYINIVISGLVGKYYTDDISKYFNSYKRLIDLLKSIPELSDKKICFLAHTFPPHGDEAGILEKFEEYLDGKTENLVFIKDKVLQAAARFILGNGIFTVTGRMHASVSTFQMGKPSISLSYSVKYRGVIGDNLGRNDLIIEANDPKLWENGEIANIILDKVKYILNEYTLLTSEIETKVKEQQELVNTALNDVVSNLK